The window CTTACCATAATTCTCAATATCATCTTCACTTAATCCTAAATCACTCGCTATTTCTGTTATTGGCTGCATTTCTGCATTCTGTGCTATTTCAATATCACTTTTCATTTCATACTCACTCCTTTTTTATTTGGTTTATATTAACAAACTTTTATTTTAATAAACTAATGTTTCCTGCTTATTAATTATTCAATAATATGAATTGATTATCCTCCTTAATTTTCAAAATAATTTATAAGTTTTTTATTTTTTTGCTTATCACTCCTTTTTTAATAATGTTTTTCATTTCTTCAACTTCAGGATAAAGAATTCTATCTTCTTTAAGTTTATCAATTTTTTCTCTAATTGTTTTGTATATAATTTTGCTACCTTTCCCTAAATCTTTTAAAGGAGAATCAGTTCTTAGATCTACAGCTTGGGCAGCTACAATCAATTCAATTGCCAATACTGTTTCAACATTTTCTACAATATCTCTTAATTTACGGCCACTTATTGAACCCATACTTACATGATCCTCTTGATTGGCAGAAGTTGGAATAGAATCAGTGCTAGCTGGATTTGCTAATACTTTATTTTCAGCAACTATTGAAGCTGCTGTATATTGAGCAATCATATATCCCGAATTCAATCCACCATGAGGTGTTAAAAACATTTCTAATCCATTATTTAAAGATCCATCTACTAAACGAGCAACTCTTCTCTCAGAAATATTCCCGACTTCACTAACAGCCATAGCTAAGTAATCAAGACCTAAAGCCAGAGGCTGTCCATGAAAATTACCACCGGATATCACCTTATCTTTTTCTGGAAAAAGCAAGGGATTATCAGTCACAGAATTAATTTCTCTGTTAATAATATCTTTTACATGATTTACAGCATCTCGACTGGCACCATGAACCTGAGGAGCACATCTTAAAGTATAAGAGTCCTGTACTCTGTTTTCATGTTCATATACTGCCAGATTGCTTCCTTTAGTAAGGTTTCTAACAACTTCAGCAGATTTAATTTGTCCTGGATGAGGTCTAAGTTTATGTATATCACCATCAAAAGCAGAAGTAATACCATTTAATCCTTCCAGAGAGAGAGCAACTGCATAATCAGCATATTCCATTAATTTTCGACTGTCATAAAGAGCAATACTACCAAGAGCAGCCATCATCTGAGTTCCATTAATAAGAGCCAGACCTTCTTTGCTAACTAAATCAATCTTTTTTATGTCAGCTTTTTCAAGAGCTTCATCTCCTGCAAGTAACTCACCTTTATAATAAGCTTTACCTTCACCCATAATAACAAGTACTATATGTGCTAAGGGAACTAAATCACCACTTGCGCCAACAGACCCCTGTTCTGGCACCCAGGGAACTACATTATTATTAAGCAGCTCTACTAATTTATTTATTACTTTTAATCTTATTCCAGAATGACCTTTAGCTAAATTATTTATTCTAAGTAAAATCATTGCCCTTACTACTTCTAAAGAAAGTGCATCACCTGTACCTACAGCATGACTTTTAATTAAGTTTTCCTGTAATTTCAAAACTTCTCCCGGTGATATTTTTTTATCACTAAACTTACCAAATCCTGTTGTTATACCATAAACAACTTCACCCTTTTTCACTAACCTGTCAACATGTTCTCTGGCCTGTTT of the Halanaerobiales bacterium genome contains:
- a CDS encoding formate--tetrahydrofolate ligase is translated as MKSDIEIAQNAEMQPITEIASDLGLSEDDIENYGK
- the hutH gene encoding histidine ammonia-lyase, giving the protein MIILTGEDLNLDDIIAVARHKEKVKIADSAKKKIKQAREHVDRLVKKGEVVYGITTGFGKFSDKKISPGEVLKLQENLIKSHAVGTGDALSLEVVRAMILLRINNLAKGHSGIRLKVINKLVELLNNNVVPWVPEQGSVGASGDLVPLAHIVLVIMGEGKAYYKGELLAGDEALEKADIKKIDLVSKEGLALINGTQMMAALGSIALYDSRKLMEYADYAVALSLEGLNGITSAFDGDIHKLRPHPGQIKSAEVVRNLTKGSNLAVYEHENRVQDSYTLRCAPQVHGASRDAVNHVKDIINREINSVTDNPLLFPEKDKVISGGNFHGQPLALGLDYLAMAVSEVGNISERRVARLVDGSLNNGLEMFLTPHGGLNSGYMIAQYTAASIVAENKVLANPASTDSIPTSANQEDHVSMGSISGRKLRDIVENVETVLAIELIVAAQAVDLRTDSPLKDLGKGSKIIYKTIREKIDKLKEDRILYPEVEEMKNIIKKGVISKKIKNL